A single window of Halobacillus naozhouensis DNA harbors:
- a CDS encoding AEC family transporter yields the protein MTIFFQVVLPVIIVFIAGFILQKFLHLEIKSLSTVALYIMLPCLVFETFYQAEFNNAYLMMLLFSILLLFLILLINKIAAKVMKFDTSVESGMILSTAFMNAGNYGAPIVLFAFGEEGFVYSVSFMVLQQIVMNFFGVYYAAKGSAGIRMAIATVLKMPPTYAVAVALIMKFSSISIPENLMSSVSLVGNATIPTVMILLGMQLANITVKHLEWGRISYSATLRLVGSPLIAWGLTALLPMSDLMANVLIISAAMPSAATTTMYAVQFDSKPDLVSSITLITTLLSIITIPIVLNILT from the coding sequence ATGACGATATTCTTCCAAGTTGTACTTCCTGTCATCATTGTCTTTATAGCAGGATTCATTTTGCAGAAGTTTCTGCACCTTGAAATTAAATCACTGTCTACGGTAGCGTTATATATCATGCTCCCGTGTCTTGTCTTTGAAACGTTCTATCAGGCTGAATTCAATAACGCATATCTGATGATGCTGTTATTTTCGATTCTATTGCTCTTTCTAATTCTATTAATAAATAAAATCGCGGCCAAAGTTATGAAGTTTGATACTTCGGTAGAAAGCGGCATGATCCTCTCTACAGCATTTATGAATGCAGGGAATTATGGGGCTCCGATTGTGCTGTTTGCCTTTGGGGAGGAAGGATTTGTGTATTCTGTTTCCTTCATGGTTTTACAGCAGATTGTCATGAACTTTTTTGGCGTATACTATGCAGCAAAGGGATCTGCAGGCATACGGATGGCCATCGCAACGGTGCTAAAAATGCCCCCAACTTATGCGGTAGCTGTTGCTCTGATTATGAAATTTTCTTCTATCTCGATTCCGGAGAATTTAATGTCGAGTGTCTCGCTGGTAGGGAACGCTACAATCCCAACTGTAATGATCCTGTTAGGGATGCAGCTAGCCAATATTACCGTTAAACATCTGGAATGGGGCAGAATTTCTTATTCAGCCACATTGCGACTAGTAGGATCACCTCTAATCGCCTGGGGGTTAACGGCCTTGTTGCCAATGAGTGATTTAATGGCTAACGTCTTAATTATATCAGCAGCGATGCCATCGGCTGCAACGACCACTATGTATGCTGTGCAGTTTGACTCAAAACCCGATCTAGTATCCAGTATTACACTCATAACAACACTTTTGAGTATCATTACCATCCCAATTGTGTTAAACATCTTAACATAG
- a CDS encoding transposase, giving the protein MANPKRIWFPHASYHITARGNRKADIFYADQDRYYYLELLAQNKQSYPFHLHAYCLMTNHVHLLIETINHPPGIFMKEIHSNYAMYFNKKYDYAGHLFQGPYKADLQDDVNGMLQVSRYIHLNPCRANISPTPEDYQWSSYTHYISSHPTNTLVTTSKLLSYFKTQAEYDWFVKLPLKTTSSHPEFG; this is encoded by the coding sequence ATGGCAAACCCGAAACGAATATGGTTTCCTCATGCTAGCTATCACATTACGGCACGCGGGAATCGAAAAGCAGATATTTTCTACGCGGATCAAGATCGCTATTATTATCTGGAGCTCCTTGCCCAGAACAAACAAAGCTACCCCTTCCACCTTCACGCATATTGCCTCATGACCAACCATGTGCATTTGTTAATCGAAACGATTAACCACCCTCCTGGTATCTTTATGAAAGAAATTCATTCCAATTACGCGATGTATTTTAACAAGAAGTATGATTATGCGGGACATCTTTTTCAAGGTCCATACAAGGCGGATCTTCAAGATGATGTGAATGGAATGCTACAAGTCAGCCGTTATATCCACCTGAATCCTTGCCGCGCCAATATTTCGCCCACTCCTGAAGACTATCAGTGGAGCAGCTACACCCATTACATTTCCTCACACCCAACCAACACACTCGTAACGACCTCAAAATTACTTTCCTATTTTAAGACCCAAGCAGAATACGACTGGTTTGTGAAATTACCACTAAAAACCACCTCAAGTCATCCAGAATTTGGATGA
- a CDS encoding sodium:solute symporter family protein produces MDGQFIVSLILIIATFSLYIGIAVFNRARATSDFYVAGRGVPPVFNGMAIGADWMSAASFIGMAGTVMALGYDGLAYIMGWTGGYLLLTFLLAPQLRKYGRYTVPEFIGDRYRSNTARIIAAIATIIISFTYSVGQLSGSGVVIGRLLEVNTTTGTLIGVVLIAFYSAMGGMKGITWTQVAQYLVLIVAYLIPVIFMSLQLTQNPAPWLSYGQIIEELQILDKQLGITEYIVPFTGATKWQFLALMFTLMAGTAGLPHVIVRFYTVATMKAARWSGAWALLFIGLLYLSAPAYAAFSRFILMTEVAGSSLSNLPAWTQPWINTGELSLADSNSDGILQWTEIMISNDIVVMATPEIANLGIFVVGLMAAGAMAAALSTAGGLMIAISAALSHDIYFRSINPNASEKKRLAVGRWSIILATVCAGLLALNPPGAITQIVAWAFALASGSFFPALFLGVWWKRANGPGVVAGMIVGLTVTLSYIFASKYGGFTILGIIDTGAGVFGASAAIITNIIVSLATKPPTQETQDEVTDLRYPEQVQYKNGEVWLKE; encoded by the coding sequence GTGGATGGACAGTTTATTGTATCTCTCATCCTCATAATCGCGACTTTTTCTTTATACATCGGTATTGCGGTTTTTAACAGAGCGCGCGCTACTTCAGACTTTTATGTGGCAGGTCGTGGGGTGCCACCTGTATTTAACGGGATGGCGATCGGCGCAGACTGGATGAGCGCGGCTTCTTTTATTGGAATGGCCGGTACCGTAATGGCCCTCGGTTATGATGGACTTGCCTATATAATGGGCTGGACAGGCGGTTACTTGCTTTTAACCTTCTTGTTGGCCCCGCAGCTTCGTAAATATGGCCGTTACACGGTCCCAGAGTTTATCGGAGATCGCTATAGGAGCAATACTGCTAGAATCATTGCTGCGATCGCTACTATCATTATCAGTTTTACGTATTCAGTGGGCCAGTTATCTGGATCAGGGGTTGTTATTGGACGTTTGCTTGAAGTGAACACAACGACAGGTACTTTAATTGGGGTTGTGCTGATTGCTTTCTATTCTGCTATGGGTGGTATGAAAGGGATCACATGGACCCAGGTGGCCCAATACCTCGTCCTGATCGTTGCTTATTTGATCCCGGTAATTTTCATGTCATTGCAACTGACTCAGAATCCGGCTCCCTGGTTATCTTATGGGCAAATTATTGAGGAGCTGCAAATCCTTGATAAACAACTTGGGATTACTGAATATATTGTTCCTTTTACAGGGGCGACAAAATGGCAATTTCTAGCGTTAATGTTTACATTAATGGCGGGGACTGCGGGACTGCCGCATGTAATTGTTCGCTTTTATACAGTAGCCACGATGAAAGCTGCACGTTGGAGCGGGGCATGGGCGCTTCTGTTTATCGGGCTTCTTTATTTATCTGCGCCAGCCTACGCTGCTTTTTCCCGATTTATCCTAATGACAGAGGTCGCGGGGTCCTCATTGAGCAATCTGCCAGCCTGGACGCAGCCGTGGATCAATACGGGTGAGCTGTCATTAGCTGATAGCAATAGTGACGGGATTTTGCAATGGACAGAGATCATGATCAGCAATGACATTGTGGTTATGGCCACACCTGAAATTGCGAACTTAGGTATATTTGTTGTTGGATTAATGGCTGCAGGTGCCATGGCTGCGGCGTTATCGACTGCGGGAGGACTGATGATTGCGATATCAGCAGCCCTTTCACACGATATCTATTTCAGGTCCATCAATCCTAATGCCAGTGAAAAGAAACGACTTGCGGTAGGAAGATGGTCGATTATTCTTGCAACCGTTTGTGCAGGTTTACTTGCGTTAAATCCGCCAGGAGCCATCACACAAATTGTAGCCTGGGCATTTGCCTTAGCTTCAGGGTCCTTTTTCCCAGCTTTATTCCTTGGGGTATGGTGGAAACGCGCGAATGGTCCGGGAGTAGTTGCTGGAATGATCGTCGGTTTAACGGTTACGCTAAGTTATATCTTCGCATCTAAGTACGGAGGCTTTACGATTTTAGGAATCATCGATACAGGAGCCGGGGTATTTGGAGCAAGTGCGGCGATTATAACCAATATCATCGTCTCGCTGGCTACTAAACCACCGACTCAGGAAACTCAAGATGAAGTCACAGATCTTCGCTATCCAGAACAAGTACAATATAAAAATGGAGAAGTCTGGCTCAAAGAATAG
- a CDS encoding DUF4212 domain-containing protein: MKKMDPAKAEAYFKYRTTMILIYLTIGFLASYVIVFFARDLSSITVMGIPFHYYMGSQGAVLTFIILLFLNAVMSDKIDKKFGFDPEFVDTNNRTEDH, from the coding sequence ATGAAGAAAATGGATCCAGCTAAAGCAGAGGCTTATTTTAAATATCGAACAACCATGATTCTTATTTATTTAACAATAGGCTTTTTAGCATCTTACGTAATCGTATTTTTTGCACGAGATCTTTCATCCATTACTGTTATGGGCATTCCTTTTCACTATTATATGGGGTCACAAGGAGCAGTTTTGACTTTCATCATATTGCTTTTTTTAAATGCGGTTATGAGCGACAAGATTGATAAAAAATTTGGCTTTGATCCTGAGTTTGTTGATACCAACAATAGAACAGAAGATCATTAA
- the murQ gene encoding N-acetylmuramic acid 6-phosphate etherase has translation MNIKEISTEQRNASTLTIDQASSLQIVKLMNKEDRDVPQAIGKILTQIATAIDRITERMSLGGRLIYVGAGTSGRLGVLDASECPPTFSADPEHVQALIAGGPAAITSAFEGAEDDVEQGRLDIKAKNVNQQDVVVGIAASGRTPYTIGAMKEAKDHGALVLAIVCSLGSDMEEAADLTMVAEVGPEILTGSTRLKAGTAQKLILNMLSTGTMIQQGKVYSNLMVDLQPTNQKLQIRSKHIIMEATGVSEKKAEQVLHEYGAVKPAILALLTSLKGEEVHASLDKHNGHIGRAIHSVSESE, from the coding sequence ATGAATATAAAGGAAATTTCTACAGAGCAAAGAAACGCGAGTACATTGACGATTGATCAAGCTAGCAGTTTGCAAATCGTGAAGTTAATGAACAAGGAGGACCGTGATGTACCACAAGCTATTGGAAAGATCCTCACCCAGATTGCCACCGCCATCGACAGGATTACCGAACGGATGTCGTTAGGGGGGCGCTTGATTTACGTGGGAGCGGGCACAAGTGGGCGACTCGGCGTTCTTGATGCTTCAGAATGTCCTCCTACATTCAGTGCAGATCCTGAACATGTTCAGGCACTTATTGCTGGCGGCCCCGCAGCCATTACAAGTGCGTTTGAAGGAGCAGAAGATGATGTAGAACAAGGCCGATTGGACATTAAAGCGAAGAACGTTAATCAACAGGATGTAGTCGTAGGTATTGCTGCGAGTGGCCGGACTCCTTATACGATTGGAGCTATGAAAGAGGCTAAGGACCATGGCGCACTTGTACTGGCAATTGTGTGCTCTCTGGGATCAGATATGGAGGAGGCTGCAGATTTAACGATGGTTGCGGAGGTAGGACCAGAGATACTCACAGGTTCGACCCGCTTAAAGGCTGGAACAGCACAAAAGTTAATCTTAAATATGCTGTCGACGGGTACCATGATTCAACAAGGAAAAGTGTACAGCAATTTAATGGTTGATTTGCAGCCAACTAATCAAAAACTGCAAATTCGCTCAAAGCATATCATCATGGAGGCAACGGGTGTTTCCGAAAAAAAAGCAGAACAGGTACTTCATGAATATGGTGCAGTTAAACCAGCTATTTTAGCTTTATTAACCTCTTTAAAAGGAGAAGAAGTACATGCTTCGCTTGACAAACATAACGGCCACATAGGAAGAGCAATCCATTCCGTATCCGAAAGTGAATAA
- a CDS encoding BadF/BadG/BcrA/BcrD ATPase family protein: MKLNFNKILYYMKYYTVGGVFHEKKSPNNCNETKAASTLQRDTSVIIGIDAGGTATKGALISDEEEVLFTFDSGYGNPLIDEQKAFKHIEVVMEACREASKQPIQHIVIGMAGYQTLKKRLTLPRTWRNNPIIDVISDAELAYEAGLPDQEGILTISGTGTIHAGKKNQRLFIRGGWGHLLGDEGGGYDLGRSAVQRVLYTLEMDLNRTPFCEKMMAYMDARDVNEVKGWFYAQSKSGVAAIAEYIDQLAIKGDQEAWLLLQEGACRLAGQVEQLYDRMELDGEAVLVVAGNVLLSSERFFSAFTKKITCPFREVKRLARPAYMGACSLAGKKGRR; the protein is encoded by the coding sequence ATGAAATTAAATTTCAATAAAATTTTATATTATATGAAATATTATACTGTGGGAGGCGTTTTTCATGAAAAAAAGAGCCCGAATAACTGTAATGAGACAAAAGCGGCTTCAACATTGCAAAGGGATACATCAGTGATTATTGGGATAGACGCTGGTGGAACAGCAACGAAAGGCGCGCTGATCAGTGATGAAGAAGAGGTGCTTTTTACCTTTGACTCAGGTTATGGGAATCCCTTGATTGATGAGCAAAAAGCATTTAAGCATATTGAAGTGGTTATGGAAGCATGCAGGGAAGCATCGAAGCAGCCTATCCAGCATATCGTCATCGGTATGGCCGGCTATCAAACTTTGAAAAAGAGACTCACGCTGCCGAGGACGTGGCGGAATAATCCGATAATAGATGTCATCAGTGATGCCGAGCTCGCTTATGAAGCTGGTTTACCCGATCAAGAGGGAATTCTTACGATTTCAGGAACGGGAACGATCCATGCAGGTAAGAAAAACCAAAGGCTGTTTATCAGAGGAGGCTGGGGTCACTTACTTGGAGATGAAGGAGGGGGATACGATCTTGGCAGGTCTGCTGTTCAACGTGTGCTGTATACTCTTGAAATGGACCTGAACCGAACACCTTTTTGCGAAAAAATGATGGCCTATATGGACGCTCGCGATGTAAATGAGGTAAAGGGATGGTTTTATGCGCAGAGCAAATCAGGTGTCGCTGCTATTGCTGAATATATCGATCAATTGGCGATAAAGGGAGATCAGGAGGCATGGCTGCTGCTGCAGGAAGGTGCTTGTAGACTTGCCGGACAGGTAGAGCAGCTCTACGACAGGATGGAGCTTGATGGAGAGGCCGTACTTGTAGTCGCAGGGAATGTATTGCTAAGCAGTGAACGGTTTTTTTCTGCTTTTACTAAAAAAATTACCTGCCCGTTTCGTGAGGTGAAACGTCTTGCCCGGCCTGCATATATGGGGGCTTGTTCACTGGCTGGGAAAAAGGGAAGGCGGTAG
- a CDS encoding MurR/RpiR family transcriptional regulator has protein sequence MAYISGGLAMLRSVVNSLPTSEQKIANYILSTPETVVTMTVKQLAEGSKTSSAAVIRLCKSLDLKGFQELKMRIAGDVQKQSSAEYRDINEGESVHHIIGQMTQNGIQIIKETEEMLRLEDVEEAVATIHEAGSIHLFGIGASGLVAADGQQKFLRAGRYAFCLQDPHMAYTTLSNVKENDVAIAVSFSGETNEVIQYLRLAKKNGMKTISITKYGSSTISQLAEIPLYTSATQEAMIRSAATSSRLAQLHVVDILFMSYVSNYYEEVVESLDRSRAAIDEQK, from the coding sequence GTGGCCTACATATCCGGCGGACTCGCTATGTTAAGAAGTGTGGTAAACAGCCTCCCCACTTCTGAGCAAAAAATTGCCAACTACATTTTGTCTACCCCAGAAACTGTCGTAACAATGACCGTCAAACAGTTAGCTGAAGGCAGTAAGACAAGCTCCGCTGCTGTTATACGTTTATGTAAATCACTCGATTTAAAAGGATTTCAGGAACTAAAAATGAGAATTGCCGGGGATGTGCAAAAGCAATCCTCAGCAGAATACAGGGATATAAATGAGGGAGAGTCTGTTCACCACATCATCGGGCAAATGACACAGAATGGGATTCAAATTATAAAGGAAACCGAGGAAATGCTGCGCCTTGAAGATGTAGAAGAAGCTGTGGCAACCATTCATGAAGCAGGGTCCATTCACCTGTTTGGAATTGGTGCATCCGGTCTTGTGGCGGCAGATGGCCAACAGAAATTCCTGCGTGCCGGACGATATGCCTTTTGTTTACAGGACCCGCACATGGCCTATACTACACTATCCAATGTGAAAGAAAATGACGTCGCGATTGCTGTTTCATTTTCAGGGGAGACGAACGAGGTCATTCAATACTTGCGTCTGGCCAAAAAGAATGGCATGAAAACGATCAGCATTACTAAATATGGATCCTCAACAATATCCCAACTTGCTGAGATCCCTCTCTACACATCCGCAACTCAGGAGGCGATGATCCGAAGTGCTGCAACGAGTTCCAGGCTCGCCCAGCTTCACGTAGTGGATATTTTATTTATGAGCTATGTATCCAATTACTATGAAGAAGTCGTAGAATCCCTCGACCGCTCCCGAGCAGCAATAGACGAACAAAAATAA
- a CDS encoding chitobiase/beta-hexosaminidase C-terminal domain-containing protein: MSIKKTVVTGLAAVLALGPFISAVPQSYAAEAPSDLFISEYIEGSSYNKAVEIYNGTGSSIDLSAYTIEMYANGSLEPTGTFELSGTLSSGEVFVAANSRADEEILASADATNNSAINFNGNDPVVLKKDGVVVDSIGQIGSEESFAGDVTLIRKESVTAGDTNLEDGFETAEEWDSYAKDTKEYLGSYQMPDVPDVEVQSIKEARASEPGSTVKVKGIATAAFEAGGQTNLYIQDETGGIIVRVPGLSAEAGDEVIATGEFSDYYGMQQILASSANVEVVTTEAGIPAPQKVTSQQFSKGKGEVIEGEFVQVSGVEVLSKNSFGDFTVQDASGTFTVTPNDENALEVGETYEQIFGVVNYSYNEYKLIPRNERDIVKEVFAVQANPSSGSLVKGEKVELYTAQSNATIHYTADGSKPTASSQEYTEPITINQDTTLKAVVVKETGVASPVATFDYTILKPLDDVEIHDIQGASHTSPYEGNVVKSVEGVVTKLEGPNGFYMQSLNPDNNVATSEGIYVYDRSGTAEVGEHVEVAGEVIEWREEGYSDAEDLLTTQISASEVSVLEGGADLPNPVVLGVDRQQPTEVIENDGMESFDAKEDGLDFYESLEGMLIGIKDATVAAPVKYEELAVYGETSEDQLFTRAGGLLISPDDYNPERLLIDVDGLGINAVTGDYFTEMITGVVSYDYSNFKIRPTGDFPELMDGGTEREVTELKSSKQKLTVAGYNVENFSAASDPEKAARLGGALVKNLNSPDIVGLTEIQDNNGPKDDGTIAADESYQALIDAIEAAGGPSYKFININPVDKMDGGQPGGNIRVGFLYNPERVSLTDKPKGDAVKAVDVNENGLTLNPGRIDPMNDAFDDSRKPLAAEFKFNGEKVIVIANHFNSKGGDGALFGAEHPVVLGSEEQRIEQAEVVNDFVEEIDEEVKRENVVVLGDLNDFVFSNPLQTLAGDDLTNMVKQLPTEDRYSYIYQGNSQVLDHILVSDHLVKDTAIDALHINADFSEATGRASDHDPMVARIHVKKGKGTHPDFHK; this comes from the coding sequence ATGAGTATTAAAAAGACGGTCGTTACTGGTCTGGCCGCCGTATTGGCGTTAGGTCCATTTATAAGTGCGGTACCACAAAGTTATGCTGCGGAAGCACCGAGCGATTTATTTATCTCAGAATACATAGAAGGCAGCAGTTATAATAAAGCGGTTGAAATCTATAACGGAACAGGCAGTTCAATAGATTTATCTGCCTACACAATTGAAATGTATGCGAACGGGTCTCTGGAACCCACAGGTACCTTCGAATTGTCAGGAACGCTCTCCAGCGGTGAAGTTTTCGTTGCGGCCAATAGTCGTGCAGATGAAGAGATTTTAGCGAGTGCGGATGCTACAAACAATTCAGCAATAAATTTTAATGGAAATGATCCTGTAGTCCTGAAAAAAGACGGTGTAGTTGTTGATTCTATCGGTCAAATCGGCAGTGAAGAATCGTTTGCTGGTGATGTCACCCTTATTCGTAAGGAATCCGTGACTGCCGGAGACACAAATTTAGAAGACGGCTTTGAAACCGCAGAAGAATGGGACAGCTATGCTAAAGATACGAAAGAGTACCTAGGAAGCTATCAAATGCCGGATGTTCCTGACGTAGAAGTTCAATCCATTAAAGAGGCACGGGCGAGTGAACCTGGATCAACGGTTAAAGTGAAGGGGATTGCGACAGCTGCTTTTGAAGCAGGCGGTCAAACGAACCTTTACATTCAGGATGAAACGGGGGGTATTATTGTTCGTGTCCCTGGTTTATCAGCAGAAGCAGGCGATGAAGTGATCGCCACAGGTGAGTTCTCTGATTATTATGGAATGCAGCAAATTCTTGCTTCGTCAGCGAATGTAGAAGTCGTAACGACGGAGGCAGGTATTCCTGCTCCACAAAAAGTAACTTCACAGCAATTTTCTAAAGGTAAAGGGGAAGTAATTGAGGGAGAATTCGTGCAGGTGAGCGGAGTAGAAGTACTATCCAAAAATAGTTTCGGAGATTTCACGGTGCAGGATGCCTCAGGAACATTTACGGTTACCCCAAATGATGAGAATGCTCTGGAAGTTGGAGAAACGTATGAACAGATCTTTGGAGTTGTAAATTACAGCTATAATGAATACAAACTTATCCCTCGTAACGAGCGTGATATTGTCAAAGAAGTGTTTGCTGTTCAGGCAAATCCATCTTCAGGTTCTCTGGTAAAAGGGGAAAAAGTAGAGCTTTATACAGCTCAGTCAAACGCAACAATCCATTATACGGCAGATGGTTCGAAACCTACTGCCAGCAGCCAAGAGTACACGGAGCCAATCACAATTAATCAGGACACAACCCTAAAAGCGGTTGTTGTAAAAGAAACTGGTGTAGCAAGTCCAGTGGCCACCTTTGATTACACGATTTTAAAACCGTTGGATGATGTAGAAATTCATGACATTCAGGGGGCGAGTCATACCTCCCCATACGAAGGAAATGTCGTTAAAAGTGTAGAAGGCGTCGTCACCAAACTTGAGGGACCAAATGGTTTTTACATGCAAAGTCTTAATCCTGATAACAATGTGGCTACATCTGAAGGGATCTATGTGTATGATCGCTCAGGTACAGCAGAAGTAGGCGAACATGTTGAGGTAGCTGGCGAAGTGATTGAATGGCGTGAAGAAGGCTATTCAGATGCAGAAGATTTATTAACAACACAAATTAGTGCTTCAGAAGTTAGCGTTCTTGAGGGTGGAGCCGATCTTCCGAACCCGGTTGTGTTAGGCGTTGACCGTCAGCAGCCTACGGAAGTGATTGAAAATGATGGCATGGAGTCATTCGATGCAAAAGAAGATGGCTTGGATTTTTATGAAAGTCTTGAAGGAATGTTAATTGGGATTAAGGATGCTACGGTTGCGGCTCCGGTAAAATATGAGGAGCTTGCAGTGTACGGTGAAACAAGTGAGGATCAGCTGTTTACACGTGCTGGTGGTTTGTTGATTTCACCGGATGATTATAATCCTGAGCGTCTATTGATTGATGTGGACGGACTTGGAATTAATGCAGTTACTGGGGATTACTTTACTGAAATGATCACGGGTGTGGTCAGCTATGATTACAGTAACTTCAAGATTCGTCCGACGGGAGATTTCCCTGAATTGATGGATGGTGGAACAGAGCGAGAAGTGACAGAGCTTAAGAGTTCGAAACAGAAGCTGACTGTGGCTGGCTATAACGTTGAGAACTTTTCCGCTGCAAGTGATCCGGAGAAGGCAGCGCGTTTAGGCGGGGCATTAGTGAAGAATTTAAACAGTCCTGATATTGTCGGGCTGACTGAGATTCAGGATAATAATGGACCGAAGGATGATGGAACAATCGCTGCGGATGAAAGCTATCAAGCGCTGATTGACGCAATTGAAGCAGCAGGAGGGCCAAGTTATAAGTTCATTAACATTAACCCGGTTGATAAAATGGATGGCGGTCAGCCAGGAGGGAATATTCGTGTCGGATTCCTTTATAATCCTGAGCGAGTATCGTTGACTGATAAGCCGAAGGGCGACGCGGTCAAAGCTGTTGATGTGAACGAGAATGGCTTGACATTAAACCCGGGTCGTATTGATCCAATGAATGACGCGTTTGATGATTCTCGTAAGCCGCTGGCTGCAGAATTCAAGTTTAATGGTGAAAAAGTGATCGTGATTGCCAATCACTTCAATTCAAAAGGCGGTGATGGTGCATTGTTCGGAGCAGAACATCCTGTTGTCCTCGGCAGTGAAGAGCAGCGTATCGAACAGGCTGAAGTTGTTAACGACTTTGTTGAAGAGATCGATGAAGAAGTGAAGCGGGAAAACGTTGTTGTGCTAGGCGATCTGAATGATTTCGTATTCTCAAATCCACTACAGACACTTGCGGGCGACGATCTTACTAATATGGTTAAACAACTTCCGACTGAAGATCGCTATTCCTATATTTATCAAGGGAATTCGCAAGTCCTTGATCACATTCTTGTAAGTGACCATTTAGTAAAAGATACAGCAATTGATGCCCTTCATATTAACGCTGACTTTTCTGAAGCGACTGGACGTGCCAGTGACCATGACCCAATGGTCGCCCGAATTCATGTAAAAAAAGGCAAAGGCACCCACCCAGACTTTCACAAATAA
- a CDS encoding DsbA family oxidoreductase: MKIEIWSDFVCPFCYIGKCRLEEALSQIGAGEQTEVAYKSFELDPQAEKNTGMTNAEKLAAKYGKSLEEAKQMNKNMEQQASSVGLKYNLDTAVPTNTFDAHRLAKFAESKGVGKEATEQFFQAVLTDGKDVGDHDTLIELAEHIGLDRAEVHDVLAGEQFGELVRAEEAEAREIGVQGVPFFVINRKYAISGAQPTEVFVQNLQKIMEEEQQSPSLQNLTNKIQGEACTDENCDVPPNNS, from the coding sequence ATGAAAATAGAGATTTGGTCGGACTTTGTTTGTCCCTTTTGTTATATTGGTAAGTGTCGCCTAGAGGAAGCGTTATCACAGATAGGTGCAGGAGAGCAAACTGAGGTCGCTTACAAGAGCTTTGAACTTGATCCCCAAGCGGAGAAAAACACAGGAATGACTAACGCTGAAAAGCTTGCAGCCAAGTATGGCAAGAGTCTTGAAGAAGCAAAGCAGATGAACAAAAACATGGAACAGCAAGCCTCAAGTGTGGGGCTAAAATACAATTTGGACACAGCAGTTCCTACTAATACATTTGACGCTCACCGCTTGGCTAAATTCGCAGAGAGTAAAGGAGTCGGTAAAGAAGCGACAGAACAGTTCTTCCAAGCTGTTCTCACGGATGGAAAGGACGTTGGTGATCACGATACACTTATCGAACTTGCAGAACACATAGGGCTTGACCGAGCTGAAGTCCATGATGTACTGGCTGGTGAGCAATTCGGGGAACTTGTTCGTGCGGAAGAAGCAGAAGCAAGGGAAATCGGCGTTCAAGGAGTTCCTTTCTTCGTCATTAACCGTAAGTATGCCATTTCTGGCGCCCAACCTACTGAAGTTTTTGTACAAAACTTACAAAAGATTATGGAAGAAGAACAACAATCCCCTTCTCTCCAAAATTTAACAAATAAAATCCAAGGAGAAGCCTGCACTGACGAAAACTGTGATGTTCCACCAAACAACAGCTAA
- a CDS encoding acyl-CoA thioesterase, with amino-acid sequence MDNALPVQVSKMTQTRLVLPPDTNHLDTIFGGKVLAYIDEIAALTAMKHSNCVVVTASIDSVDFLSSAKVGDALTLEACVTSTGKSSMEVYVKVFADDLLNGEKMLTTESFLTMVAVDSEGKPTPVPQVIPETSEEIRLHQTAPARKEYRRNRASLR; translated from the coding sequence ATGGATAATGCTTTGCCAGTGCAAGTTTCAAAAATGACACAGACACGGTTGGTTCTGCCTCCAGACACCAATCATCTGGATACGATTTTTGGAGGAAAAGTGCTTGCTTATATCGATGAAATTGCTGCATTAACTGCGATGAAACATAGTAACTGTGTGGTCGTCACGGCCTCAATTGATTCAGTAGATTTCTTATCTTCTGCTAAAGTAGGGGATGCGCTGACACTTGAAGCGTGTGTCACCTCAACGGGGAAGTCCTCAATGGAAGTGTACGTAAAGGTATTTGCTGATGATTTATTAAATGGCGAGAAAATGTTAACAACGGAGTCATTTCTTACGATGGTTGCTGTAGATTCAGAAGGAAAACCGACCCCAGTTCCACAGGTTATCCCCGAAACGAGTGAAGAAATAAGGCTGCACCAAACAGCACCTGCCAGAAAAGAATACCGACGCAACCGCGCCAGCTTACGATAA